From Flavobacterium sp. 102, a single genomic window includes:
- a CDS encoding SusC/RagA family TonB-linked outer membrane protein, with protein MNKNSLYKARVPLLYVLFISLFYCNAVFAQKTDLVIKSNVESLKVNGVVSDANGALPGVTITSNGTLTSTITDNAGKFTLTTSSDAILTFTYIGYAAVTVAVDSRSVINITMTEDATTLKEVTVNAGYYTVKDKERTGSISKITSKDIEKQPVTNVLAAMQGRMAGVDITQTTGMPGGGFDIRIRGLNSLRTAGNAPMYIVDGVPFSSDAIGYAQTSTNTPTPTSPLNTINPSDIESIEVLKDADATAIYGSRGANGVVLITTKKGKAGKTQFTASASTATGQITKTVDLLSTPEYIALRKKAFANDGIVNYPGDAYDVNGTWDQTRNTDWQKELTGGTAEMTTVQASVSGGSAQTHFLVSCNSFSQTSVFPGDFVYKKKGAHVNLDHESEDKLFKITFSGSYDIQDNDQPARDLTRISRNLAPNAPALYDANGNLNWENSTWENPLAALNAEALYKTNSLVANSTLSYKLPYGFTAKANVGFTNLYHHETRTDPSTIYDPVYEAGAEYSAIFLTTSRRESWIIEPQLQWQRKVSQGKIDVLVGGTFQNQVSNRLVQYGSGFTSNSLLYNLASASMSQTYFDDETIYRYQALFGRVNFSWKDKYIVNLTGRRDGSSRFGPGKQFANFGAVGAAWLFSEEKAVAERAKFLSFGKLRASYGITGNDQIGDYQYLDTYQSSTGVYDGTVGLAPIRLFNPNFSWESNRKIEAAVELGFFKDRIFFTGSYYRNRSSNQLIGMPLPATTGFTSLQSNLAATVQNTGLELTLRTINVQGDFFGWTTNFNLTLPKNKLIAFPGLATSTYRNQYVIGESINIQKLYHFTGVDPTTGVYQFEDVNGDGLLSFADDAQTVKDFSPEFYGGLQNQLRYKRFQLEFLIQFVKQLNWNAASQFPVPGAFANQPTSVLGAWQQAGDLSTTQLYTNGLNSAATNAYQRYNASDAAVSDASYIRLKNISLTYTIPTHLKGLECRLNVQGQNLLLITPYKDGDPEFRSFNYLPPLRVLSFGAELKF; from the coding sequence ATGAATAAAAATTCATTGTACAAGGCACGAGTGCCTTTATTGTACGTACTATTTATAAGCCTGTTTTATTGCAACGCTGTATTTGCCCAAAAAACAGACCTAGTCATAAAGTCGAATGTCGAAAGTCTTAAAGTTAACGGTGTCGTTAGCGATGCTAATGGTGCTCTCCCAGGTGTAACCATTACCAGTAACGGAACGTTGACAAGTACTATAACAGACAATGCAGGAAAGTTTACTCTAACTACTAGTTCTGATGCCATATTAACCTTTACTTATATTGGTTATGCAGCAGTCACAGTCGCAGTTGACAGTCGCAGCGTGATTAACATCACTATGACTGAAGATGCCACTACCTTAAAGGAAGTTACTGTGAACGCGGGCTACTACACCGTAAAAGACAAAGAACGCACCGGAAGCATTTCTAAAATTACCTCCAAAGACATTGAAAAGCAACCTGTGACTAATGTTCTTGCTGCTATGCAGGGACGCATGGCCGGAGTGGATATTACCCAAACAACGGGAATGCCCGGAGGTGGATTTGATATCAGAATTCGTGGATTGAACAGTTTGCGAACTGCAGGCAATGCCCCTATGTATATTGTTGATGGTGTTCCGTTTTCATCGGATGCCATTGGGTATGCGCAAACTTCAACCAATACGCCTACACCGACAAGCCCGCTCAACACGATAAACCCAAGTGATATTGAAAGTATAGAAGTCCTAAAAGACGCTGATGCCACAGCTATTTATGGTTCGCGTGGTGCCAATGGGGTAGTGCTTATTACCACTAAAAAAGGCAAGGCCGGTAAAACACAATTTACTGCCAGTGCCAGTACAGCCACAGGGCAAATAACCAAGACTGTTGATTTGCTTAGTACACCAGAATATATTGCCTTGCGGAAAAAAGCTTTTGCCAATGATGGGATAGTAAATTATCCTGGTGATGCTTATGATGTGAATGGAACCTGGGACCAAACCCGAAATACTGACTGGCAAAAGGAACTTACGGGCGGTACTGCCGAAATGACTACTGTGCAGGCATCGGTTTCGGGCGGATCTGCGCAGACTCACTTTTTAGTCAGTTGCAATTCGTTTAGCCAGACCAGTGTTTTTCCCGGAGATTTTGTATACAAGAAAAAAGGCGCGCATGTTAATTTAGACCATGAAAGTGAGGATAAACTATTTAAAATAACTTTTTCCGGAAGCTATGACATTCAGGATAACGACCAGCCAGCAAGGGATTTGACCCGCATATCAAGAAACCTTGCGCCAAACGCACCGGCGCTTTATGATGCCAATGGGAACCTGAATTGGGAAAACAGTACATGGGAAAATCCTTTAGCTGCTTTGAACGCTGAAGCACTTTATAAAACCAACAGCCTGGTTGCCAATAGTACCTTGTCGTATAAACTTCCGTATGGATTTACTGCCAAGGCGAATGTAGGGTTTACGAATTTATACCATCATGAAACACGAACTGACCCATCGACCATTTATGACCCTGTTTATGAAGCCGGTGCCGAATATTCGGCTATTTTCCTGACGACATCAAGAAGGGAATCCTGGATTATTGAGCCACAACTGCAGTGGCAACGTAAAGTAAGCCAAGGAAAGATTGATGTATTGGTAGGAGGTACTTTTCAAAACCAAGTAAGCAACCGCCTTGTACAATATGGTTCGGGGTTTACCAGTAACAGCTTACTTTATAACCTCGCTTCGGCTAGTATGAGCCAGACGTATTTTGATGATGAAACTATTTACCGTTACCAAGCCTTATTTGGACGGGTGAATTTTTCATGGAAGGACAAATACATAGTCAACCTAACCGGCCGTCGTGACGGGTCGAGCCGTTTTGGCCCGGGAAAACAGTTTGCGAATTTTGGTGCCGTTGGTGCGGCGTGGCTGTTTTCGGAAGAGAAAGCTGTAGCTGAACGTGCAAAGTTTTTGAGTTTTGGAAAGCTGCGCGCCAGTTATGGTATTACAGGAAACGACCAAATTGGCGATTACCAATATCTGGATACTTATCAATCATCGACTGGTGTATATGACGGAACTGTTGGATTGGCACCCATTCGTTTGTTTAATCCTAACTTTAGTTGGGAAAGCAACCGTAAAATTGAAGCGGCGGTTGAACTTGGGTTCTTTAAAGACCGTATATTTTTTACCGGAAGCTATTATCGCAACCGTTCGTCAAACCAACTTATTGGAATGCCATTGCCGGCAACAACCGGATTTACCTCTTTGCAGTCTAACCTTGCCGCGACTGTTCAAAACACTGGACTGGAATTGACCTTGCGAACCATAAACGTTCAAGGTGATTTTTTTGGCTGGACCACCAATTTCAACCTAACATTGCCTAAAAATAAATTGATTGCATTTCCGGGACTTGCTACCAGCACCTACCGAAACCAATATGTGATAGGGGAGTCGATAAATATTCAAAAGCTCTACCATTTTACCGGTGTTGACCCTACGACGGGCGTATACCAGTTTGAAGATGTGAATGGGGATGGGCTATTATCATTTGCCGACGATGCCCAGACGGTGAAGGATTTTAGCCCGGAATTTTACGGAGGTTTGCAAAACCAATTGCGCTATAAACGGTTTCAGCTTGAGTTTCTGATCCAGTTTGTTAAGCAATTGAATTGGAATGCGGCTTCGCAATTTCCTGTTCCGGGCGCATTTGCAAACCAGCCAACGTCGGTTTTGGGTGCCTGGCAGCAAGCCGGAGATCTATCGACAACACAGCTTTATACTAACGGATTAAACAGTGCAGCAACGAATGCGTACCAACGTTATAATGCTAGTGATGCTGCGGTTAGCGATGCCTCTTATATCCGATTAAAAAATATTTCTCTTACCTATACTATTCCAACCCATTTGAAGGGTTTAGAATGCAGGCTGAATGTGCAGGGACAAAACCTGCTACTAATTACGCCCTATAAAGATGGCGATCCTGAGTTTAGAAGTTTCAACTATCTACCGCCACTTCGAGTACTAAGTTTTGGAGCTGAATTAAAATTTTAA